A part of Candidatus Diapherotrites archaeon genomic DNA contains:
- the dut gene encoding dUTP diphosphatase yields the protein MELKVQRLDKGIELPDYAHEGDAALDLRSAEEFVLKPLEKKLVKTGIKVAIPREHVGLVWDRSGLAAKNGIHVLAGVIDSGYRGEICVVLINLGKAEFIVEKNSRIAQMLIQPVQTVKVIETESLEETRRGEKGFGSTGNH from the coding sequence ATGGAATTGAAGGTTCAGAGGCTGGATAAGGGAATTGAATTGCCAGATTACGCCCACGAAGGGGACGCAGCATTGGATTTAAGGTCAGCAGAAGAATTTGTATTGAAGCCGTTGGAGAAAAAGCTTGTGAAGACAGGAATTAAAGTGGCAATACCAAGAGAGCATGTCGGGTTGGTGTGGGACAGGAGCGGCCTGGCAGCAAAGAATGGCATTCATGTTCTGGCAGGAGTGATTGATTCAGGCTACAGGGGAGAAATCTGTGTTGTGCTAATAAATTTAGGGAAAGCAGAATTCATTGTAGAAAAAAATTCAAGGATAGCACAAATGCTCATACAGCCAGTGCAGACAGTGAAGGTAATTGAAACAGAATCATTAGAGGAAACAAGAAGGGGAGAAAAAGGTTTTGGGAGCACTGGAAACCATTAG